From Hermetia illucens chromosome 6, iHerIll2.2.curated.20191125, whole genome shotgun sequence, one genomic window encodes:
- the LOC119659950 gene encoding low-density lipoprotein receptor class A domain-containing protein 3-like isoform X1, producing the protein MASKIFLFSICLYLVLALVASGKSTMNSFNSHEECSLSEFQCDSGECIPGTKVCDGHPNCPEGEDEDDCEPIRIKA; encoded by the exons ATGGCCTccaaaatttttctattttctatttGTTTGTACTTAGTGTTGGCTCTGGTTGCGAGCGGTAAGAGTACAATGAATTCTTTTA aTTCCCATGAGGAATGCAGTTTGTCGGAATTTCAGTGTGACAGTGGAGAGTGCATCCCCGGAACTAAAGTTTGTGATGGCCATCCGAATTGTCCAGAGGGAGAGGATGAGGACGATTGCGAGCCAATTCGAATAAAAGCTTAA
- the LOC119659950 gene encoding low-density lipoprotein receptor class A domain-containing protein 3-like isoform X2, with protein MASKIFLFSICLYLVLALVASDSHEECSLSEFQCDSGECIPGTKVCDGHPNCPEGEDEDDCEPIRIKA; from the exons ATGGCCTccaaaatttttctattttctatttGTTTGTACTTAGTGTTGGCTCTGGTTGCGAGCG aTTCCCATGAGGAATGCAGTTTGTCGGAATTTCAGTGTGACAGTGGAGAGTGCATCCCCGGAACTAAAGTTTGTGATGGCCATCCGAATTGTCCAGAGGGAGAGGATGAGGACGATTGCGAGCCAATTCGAATAAAAGCTTAA
- the LOC119659755 gene encoding transmembrane protease serine 2-like: MSSKIFLFSICLCLVLTLVASDAHEECSYTEFQCESGECIPRTEVCDGHANCPSGEDEDDCWRK, encoded by the exons ATGTCTTccaaaatttttctattttccatttGTTTGTGCTTAGTGTTGACTCTCGTTGCGAGTG atGCGCATGAGGAATGCAGTTACACCGAATTTCAGTGTGAAAGTGGAGAGTGCATCCCCAGAACCGAAGTTTGTGACGGCCATGCGAATTGTCCAAGCGGAGAGGATGAGGACGATTGCTGGAGGAAATAA